Proteins from one Caulobacter sp. 73W genomic window:
- a CDS encoding DEAD/DEAH box helicase, translating to MPQARKSEPAVAGEILTPGAAPPEVKTPASAQPPCSAIAAELSARSRKTATQVHVASSERRAEEIARALRGFTPQAQVLVLPPWDCLPYDRASPSRDIMGRRMAVLEILATTTAKDRVVIVSPEALIQRLAPNSALEDAFVLLRVGQAIDRAQLTQYCRRVGYVTDDRIDEPGEVAILGSVVDIFPADAALPVRLRLGEGDVIEEISPYDPLSQRTIDTLADLRVGPASEWIEPSQSPQETKEADAGEPRPAGREHGLAQHYGALQTLFDLIPKAQYSLDPKARQRLEEADRHVSEAFEARRALATSQTASPPEGLYLGQDELEAGFEHWTGPQAVAARLEPLPPLGGRRNASKALGAFVVQAREAGRRVVIGGLEHEVKLMARALQRGPGLIARPIADWAQALAAAPGELMSLNVDADAGFIDAQAGLVLICASDVFGGRLAARQGGSASALELEQELQLGDVVLHEDHGLGVLRDVRTIDVDGAPRDTVQLEYKGGDSLLAPIEEIGRIWRYGAEASAVALDRLKGDAWPKRRAEASAQIDEAAASLVALAKEKAGRTCDAIEPPRAAFDRFASRFPYPVTEDQARAIDDVLVDLRSGRPMDRLICADVGYGKTEVALRAAAAVALSGRQVMLAAPTTVLARQHFEVFKRRFADFGVGVAQLSRLVSPGQAKAVREGLASGEISVVIGTHALGGADVRFDALGLVIIDEEQKFGAALKEQLRALAGGGHILTLTATPIPRTMQAAIVGLQAVSLIATPPARRRPVRTFLAPFDIANLRTALYRERRRGGQSFIVAPRIEDLDPLRTLLDRHAPDLSVRVAHGGMAAEAVDDEMLAFADGDGDVLLATNIIESGLDVPRANTMVIWRPDRFGLSQLHQLRGRVGRGRTQGVAYLLTDDREPISDAARSRLSTLEAFDRLGSGIAISARDLDLRGGGDLVGDDQAGHMKLIGSALYQKLMERAVRQARGEVIEDEWSPQIRLDGPSLIPKSYCPDPVVRLNLYARLARLGEIADIDAFEEELVDRLGPTPPEAQRLLLTARLRTQAARAGVQRLSVGPKGVLLEFRGKPPKGAAKAIRRLHADVETKDQRVVLIGAWDEPQMAALLDRVLEALVPDG from the coding sequence ATGCCCCAGGCCAGAAAGTCCGAGCCGGCTGTCGCCGGTGAAATTCTCACGCCTGGGGCGGCGCCGCCCGAGGTCAAGACGCCCGCATCCGCCCAGCCGCCATGCTCGGCGATCGCGGCTGAACTGTCGGCGCGATCGCGCAAGACCGCAACCCAAGTCCATGTGGCGTCCAGCGAGCGGCGGGCCGAGGAGATCGCAAGAGCTTTGCGCGGCTTTACGCCCCAAGCGCAGGTCCTGGTCCTGCCGCCGTGGGACTGCCTGCCTTACGATCGCGCTTCGCCATCGCGCGACATCATGGGCCGGCGCATGGCGGTATTGGAGATCTTGGCGACGACCACCGCCAAGGACCGTGTCGTCATCGTCTCGCCTGAAGCGCTCATTCAACGGCTGGCGCCCAACAGCGCCCTTGAAGACGCCTTCGTGTTGCTCCGCGTCGGACAGGCGATCGACCGTGCGCAGCTCACCCAGTATTGCCGCCGCGTCGGCTATGTGACGGACGATCGGATCGATGAGCCAGGCGAGGTGGCGATCCTTGGCTCAGTCGTCGATATCTTCCCGGCGGACGCCGCATTGCCGGTGCGGTTGCGCCTGGGCGAGGGCGACGTCATCGAGGAGATCAGTCCCTACGATCCGCTATCACAGCGCACGATCGACACGCTCGCCGACCTTCGCGTGGGTCCCGCGAGCGAATGGATAGAACCGTCGCAGAGCCCGCAAGAAACGAAAGAAGCCGACGCCGGCGAGCCTCGCCCCGCGGGCCGAGAGCATGGCCTGGCCCAGCACTATGGCGCCCTGCAGACGCTCTTCGATCTCATACCCAAAGCCCAATACAGTCTCGATCCGAAAGCGCGACAAAGGCTTGAGGAAGCCGACCGACATGTCTCTGAGGCGTTCGAGGCGCGTCGCGCACTTGCGACGTCGCAGACGGCATCGCCGCCCGAAGGTCTGTATCTTGGCCAAGATGAGCTCGAAGCGGGGTTTGAGCATTGGACAGGCCCGCAGGCTGTGGCCGCCCGGCTGGAGCCGTTGCCGCCGCTTGGCGGACGGCGCAATGCGAGCAAAGCGCTGGGCGCCTTCGTTGTCCAAGCGCGAGAGGCTGGGCGACGGGTGGTTATTGGCGGCCTTGAACACGAGGTGAAGCTCATGGCCCGCGCGCTGCAGCGAGGGCCGGGTCTGATCGCCCGCCCCATCGCCGATTGGGCCCAGGCCCTTGCTGCGGCGCCGGGCGAGCTTATGAGCCTGAATGTCGACGCCGACGCCGGTTTCATCGACGCGCAAGCCGGCCTTGTGCTGATCTGCGCAAGCGACGTCTTTGGTGGACGGCTCGCCGCGCGCCAAGGCGGTTCGGCAAGCGCCCTGGAGCTTGAGCAGGAACTGCAGCTGGGAGATGTGGTCCTGCATGAGGACCATGGCTTGGGTGTGCTGCGCGATGTGAGAACGATCGATGTCGATGGCGCGCCGCGCGACACGGTGCAGCTGGAGTACAAGGGCGGCGACAGTCTGTTGGCGCCGATCGAGGAAATCGGACGCATCTGGCGCTACGGCGCCGAGGCTTCGGCTGTCGCCCTTGATCGGCTTAAAGGCGACGCATGGCCTAAGCGACGCGCCGAGGCGAGCGCACAGATCGACGAGGCCGCCGCCTCCCTGGTGGCCCTGGCCAAGGAGAAGGCCGGCCGCACCTGCGATGCGATCGAGCCCCCCAGGGCGGCGTTCGATCGCTTCGCGAGCCGTTTCCCCTATCCCGTCACCGAAGACCAGGCGCGGGCGATTGATGACGTGCTAGTCGATCTGCGCTCGGGGCGACCCATGGACCGCCTGATCTGCGCCGATGTCGGCTACGGCAAGACAGAGGTGGCCCTTCGCGCGGCCGCGGCTGTCGCCTTGAGCGGCCGACAGGTGATGCTTGCAGCCCCGACAACGGTGCTGGCGCGCCAGCATTTCGAGGTCTTCAAGCGCAGGTTCGCAGATTTCGGCGTGGGCGTCGCACAGCTGTCGAGGCTGGTGTCGCCAGGTCAGGCCAAGGCCGTACGCGAAGGATTGGCCAGCGGCGAGATCAGCGTCGTCATCGGCACCCATGCCCTGGGCGGGGCCGATGTCCGCTTTGACGCTCTTGGTCTGGTCATCATCGACGAAGAACAGAAGTTTGGCGCCGCTTTGAAGGAGCAGCTCCGCGCCCTGGCTGGCGGGGGGCACATCTTGACCCTGACCGCCACGCCCATTCCCAGGACGATGCAAGCGGCGATCGTCGGACTTCAAGCTGTCAGCCTCATCGCCACCCCGCCCGCCAGGCGCCGCCCGGTGCGCACCTTCCTGGCGCCCTTCGACATCGCCAATCTTCGCACCGCGCTCTACCGGGAGCGTCGTCGGGGCGGCCAAAGCTTCATCGTGGCGCCCCGCATCGAGGATCTCGATCCCCTGAGGACCTTGCTCGATCGCCACGCCCCGGACCTGTCGGTGCGTGTGGCGCATGGCGGCATGGCCGCAGAGGCCGTTGACGATGAGATGCTCGCCTTCGCAGACGGCGACGGAGATGTTCTTTTGGCGACCAACATCATCGAAAGCGGGTTGGACGTCCCGCGGGCCAACACAATGGTGATCTGGCGTCCCGACCGGTTTGGCCTGTCGCAACTGCATCAGCTGCGCGGCCGGGTGGGGCGAGGTCGAACGCAAGGGGTCGCCTATCTGCTTACAGACGACCGCGAGCCGATCTCGGATGCGGCTCGCTCGAGGCTGTCAACGCTGGAGGCTTTCGATCGTCTGGGTTCGGGGATCGCGATCAGCGCCCGTGACCTCGACCTAAGGGGCGGCGGCGATCTGGTCGGCGACGACCAGGCCGGCCACATGAAGCTGATCGGCTCCGCCCTATACCAAAAGCTGATGGAACGGGCCGTGCGTCAAGCGCGCGGCGAGGTGATTGAGGACGAGTGGTCGCCGCAGATCCGCCTGGATGGGCCAAGCCTGATCCCCAAGTCCTACTGCCCAGACCCGGTCGTCCGCCTCAACCTCTATGCTCGGTTGGCGCGCCTTGGCGAGATCGCCGACATAGACGCCTTCGAAGAGGAACTTGTCGACCGTCTGGGACCAACGCCCCCCGAGGCGCAACGCTTGCTCCTGACAGCGCGCTTGAGAACTCAGGCGGCGCGCGCGGGGGTCCAGCGGCTGAGCGTTGGACCAAAGGGCGTTCTGCTTGAGTTTAGAGGCAAGCCGCCCAAGGGCGCGGCAAAGGCCATTCGACGTCTACACGCCGATGTCGAAACAAAAGATCAGCGCGTGGTGCTCATCGGCGCCTGGGACGAGCCGCAGATGGCCGCTCTGCTGGACCGGGTGCTGGAGGCGCTCGTCCCCGACGGGTAG
- a CDS encoding Calx-beta domain-containing protein, producing the protein MAFQVYRAGQWRDVFEGLGGVAAWSVGGGSYAPFNPRVDGPLTIDFDPWIVFDGETTGGFNAQLSSGRTSALVYSQARVTGAQAVKFDAQLFTAEVDLEGGPLADIIIGGQMDDVLRGGMGADTLTGGGGADRFRGTLAEFAGDVITDFAVGDIIEIFDASGQTAVLGDGNVLTIGGVDITLDVDADYSGYVLHQGDLLGYRTISFAPPSVTITDVDADKDEGAAGQTTAFKFRLTRDGPLDGAASVKWTVSGTGQHASSDDDFVAVSGLAQFEPGEESVEVIVEVRGDDDREPHEQFVVELSDPTGVALGVNTQSWGWVRNDDGPNQSVSIDENDMWTSLRSSEGWTGDSHEMSVLLRRSGDLRGSLEVDWSVGPGSTADSANADDFENGAWPSGTAIFEPGETTAIVRFYVRGDAAREADESFRFTIAPDPAKADFDADKLSIEGEIFNDDATTTPKVSIRADTLRMVEGDDGDETPFTFTIERSGDDLTEWSEVRWRLTPSGAHPADLDDMVEDQDYEGWLTFAPGQTTKDITLLLKGDEDAERDETFSIVITARGADLEVDRINGVIVDDNSPPEPEPEPEPEPQPEPEPQPEPQPEPQPSLTTERIEGGFGAAAGLQPGSIKGSAPTFTLPDGTSVTNPAYETAARLANLIARFEAGLIDRPALVDGVVELARPTSAVALQAYQFFTGSAPTQAGLSWLVDSADNPNDLTDAYYARFNETNRYLNFAVNLGVEGEGANAFTAGYAALDFAGAVRKAYDIIIGVEEARAGGVDIDAALAWLSGQQAYFESFAGSALGGKAAMVGYLMFAGMQEKVGRYFEAAHNWLEAAFDGAAPYGAPLLGVSEINRADLEMV; encoded by the coding sequence GTGGCGTTTCAGGTTTATCGTGCGGGCCAGTGGCGCGACGTGTTTGAGGGCCTCGGCGGTGTGGCGGCCTGGTCCGTCGGCGGTGGCTCTTACGCGCCTTTTAACCCAAGAGTGGACGGCCCGCTGACCATCGATTTCGACCCGTGGATTGTCTTCGATGGCGAGACGACCGGAGGGTTTAACGCGCAGCTTTCCAGCGGCCGCACGAGCGCCCTTGTCTATAGCCAAGCGAGGGTCACCGGCGCTCAGGCGGTCAAGTTTGACGCACAACTGTTCACCGCCGAAGTCGATTTGGAAGGCGGCCCGCTCGCTGACATCATCATCGGCGGCCAGATGGATGATGTCCTGCGAGGGGGCATGGGAGCCGACACCCTCACCGGCGGGGGCGGGGCGGACCGGTTCAGGGGCACGCTGGCGGAGTTCGCCGGCGACGTGATCACCGACTTCGCTGTTGGCGACATCATCGAAATCTTCGACGCCTCCGGCCAGACGGCCGTGCTTGGCGACGGCAATGTGCTGACCATCGGCGGGGTGGACATCACCTTGGACGTCGACGCCGACTATAGCGGCTACGTCCTTCACCAGGGGGATCTCCTCGGCTATCGCACGATCAGCTTCGCCCCTCCATCTGTCACAATCACGGACGTAGACGCCGACAAGGACGAAGGCGCGGCGGGCCAAACCACCGCCTTTAAGTTCCGCCTTACCCGCGACGGCCCGCTCGACGGGGCGGCCAGTGTCAAGTGGACGGTCAGCGGCACTGGGCAGCACGCTTCAAGCGACGACGATTTTGTCGCCGTCTCTGGCCTAGCGCAGTTTGAACCGGGCGAAGAAAGCGTCGAGGTCATTGTCGAGGTGCGCGGAGACGACGACCGCGAGCCGCATGAACAGTTCGTTGTCGAACTCAGCGACCCCACTGGCGTAGCCCTGGGCGTCAACACCCAGTCCTGGGGCTGGGTGCGCAATGACGATGGCCCCAACCAAAGCGTGTCGATCGACGAGAACGACATGTGGACAAGCCTGCGCAGCTCGGAAGGCTGGACCGGGGACAGTCACGAGATGTCGGTCCTGTTGCGCCGGTCCGGCGACCTTCGAGGTTCGCTGGAAGTCGATTGGTCTGTGGGGCCCGGATCAACGGCTGATTCAGCCAACGCCGATGATTTCGAAAACGGCGCCTGGCCCTCCGGGACGGCGATCTTCGAGCCAGGCGAAACGACGGCCATCGTGCGCTTCTATGTGCGCGGCGATGCGGCGCGCGAAGCGGACGAAAGCTTCAGGTTCACCATCGCACCTGATCCCGCCAAGGCCGATTTCGACGCCGACAAGTTGAGCATCGAAGGCGAGATCTTCAACGACGACGCCACAACCACGCCCAAGGTCTCGATCCGCGCGGATACGCTGCGCATGGTTGAAGGCGACGACGGCGATGAGACGCCGTTCACCTTCACCATCGAGCGCAGCGGTGACGACCTGACCGAATGGAGCGAGGTGCGCTGGCGATTGACGCCCAGCGGCGCCCATCCAGCCGACCTCGACGATATGGTTGAGGATCAGGACTACGAAGGCTGGCTCACCTTCGCTCCTGGTCAGACGACGAAAGACATCACCTTGCTCCTGAAGGGCGACGAAGACGCCGAACGCGACGAGACCTTCAGCATCGTCATCACCGCCAGGGGCGCTGACCTTGAGGTCGACCGGATCAACGGCGTCATCGTGGATGACAACTCGCCGCCCGAGCCTGAGCCCGAGCCTGAACCGGAGCCGCAGCCTGAACCAGAACCTCAACCCGAACCTCAACCCGAGCCGCAACCGTCTCTAACGACGGAGCGGATCGAAGGCGGATTTGGCGCCGCCGCCGGCCTGCAGCCGGGGTCGATCAAGGGCTCGGCCCCCACCTTCACCCTGCCGGACGGCACAAGCGTCACCAATCCGGCCTATGAGACGGCCGCCAGGCTGGCGAATCTGATCGCCCGCTTTGAGGCGGGCCTTATCGATAGACCAGCTCTGGTCGACGGCGTCGTGGAGTTGGCCCGGCCGACCTCGGCGGTGGCCCTCCAGGCCTATCAGTTCTTCACAGGCTCCGCCCCCACTCAGGCGGGCCTGTCCTGGCTGGTGGACAGCGCGGACAACCCAAACGATCTGACCGACGCGTATTATGCCCGCTTCAACGAGACGAACCGCTACTTGAACTTCGCGGTGAACCTGGGGGTCGAGGGCGAAGGGGCGAACGCCTTCACCGCCGGCTACGCCGCCCTCGATTTCGCCGGCGCCGTGCGCAAGGCCTACGACATCATTATCGGCGTGGAAGAGGCCCGGGCCGGCGGCGTCGACATCGACGCGGCGCTGGCCTGGCTGAGCGGGCAACAGGCATATTTCGAAAGCTTCGCCGGCTCGGCCCTGGGCGGTAAGGCGGCCATGGTCGGCTACCTGATGTTCGCGGGCATGCAGGAGAAGGTCGGCCGCTACTTCGAAGCCGCCCACAACTGGCTGGAAGCCGCCTTCGACGGCGCCGCCCCCTATGGCGCGCCGCTGCTCGGCGTCAGTGAGATTAATCGCGCCGATCTGGAGATGGTCTAA
- a CDS encoding serine hydrolase domain-containing protein, with protein MKLRAALASLFLILAPSAQAAAPSAQTLSAIDKMFADWRLSAHAPGLVYGVVADGKLVHVKGLGQQDIDSKAPVTADSLFRIASMSKAFTALAILKLRDEGKLSLEAPAELYVPELKSWRYPTTDSPKITVRNLLTHTAGFVEDNPWGDRQQVMSEPEFTQYLSGGVPFSRAPGLAMEYSNLGYATLGRIITNVSGRPYQDYIRETIMRPLGMKTAGYDIFASRADLRAIGYRWQDNAWVREPDMTDGTFGAMGGVETSAADYARWVSFLLSAWPARDGAEQGPVRRSTVREIVTGDNFVSGRMRPPAVGGAPCRQAAAYAMGWSVIDDCDLGQIVTHSGGYPGYGSIVMLLPAKGVGVFAFASRTYAGPALPAYRALVAMNAAGELHSVTDVPVSAGLSEAYAAAREVWKAGDIARAPLANNLLLDKDAARWKRQIADLKAEVGACSAREPVQPLSAMEGRFIWTCEHGRVSGRVQRAPTQKVELQALEFSSAQP; from the coding sequence ATGAAGCTCCGCGCCGCGCTCGCCAGTCTGTTTCTGATCCTGGCGCCGTCCGCCCAAGCCGCTGCGCCGTCAGCGCAGACCCTATCGGCCATCGACAAGATGTTCGCCGACTGGCGTCTGTCCGCGCACGCGCCTGGCCTGGTCTACGGCGTGGTCGCCGACGGCAAGCTGGTCCATGTGAAGGGGCTGGGGCAGCAGGACATCGACAGCAAGGCGCCGGTGACCGCCGACAGCCTCTTTCGCATCGCCTCGATGTCCAAGGCCTTCACCGCCCTGGCCATCTTGAAGCTGCGCGACGAGGGCAAGCTGTCGCTGGAAGCGCCCGCGGAGCTCTATGTTCCCGAGCTCAAATCCTGGCGCTATCCGACGACCGACAGCCCAAAGATCACGGTGCGCAATCTGCTGACCCACACCGCCGGCTTCGTCGAGGACAATCCCTGGGGCGACCGCCAGCAGGTGATGAGCGAGCCGGAGTTCACCCAGTACCTGTCGGGCGGCGTGCCGTTCTCGCGCGCGCCGGGTCTGGCCATGGAATATTCCAACCTCGGCTACGCAACTCTCGGCCGCATCATCACCAATGTCTCCGGTCGGCCCTACCAGGACTACATCCGCGAGACGATCATGCGGCCGCTGGGGATGAAGACCGCGGGCTACGACATCTTCGCCTCGCGCGCCGATCTGCGGGCGATCGGCTATCGCTGGCAGGACAACGCCTGGGTGCGCGAGCCCGACATGACGGACGGGACCTTCGGGGCCATGGGCGGGGTGGAGACCAGCGCCGCCGACTACGCCCGTTGGGTTTCGTTCCTGCTGTCGGCCTGGCCGGCGCGCGACGGCGCCGAACAGGGGCCGGTGCGCCGCTCCACCGTCCGCGAGATCGTCACAGGAGACAACTTCGTGTCGGGACGGATGCGTCCGCCCGCGGTCGGCGGCGCGCCCTGCCGGCAGGCCGCCGCTTACGCCATGGGGTGGAGCGTGATCGACGATTGCGATCTTGGGCAGATCGTCACCCACAGCGGCGGCTACCCCGGCTACGGCTCAATCGTCATGCTGCTGCCGGCCAAGGGCGTGGGCGTCTTCGCCTTCGCCAGTCGCACCTATGCCGGACCGGCCCTGCCGGCCTACCGCGCACTGGTGGCGATGAACGCAGCTGGCGAGCTGCACTCAGTGACGGACGTGCCGGTCAGCGCTGGGCTCAGTGAAGCCTACGCAGCCGCGCGCGAGGTGTGGAAGGCTGGCGATATCGCCAGGGCCCCCTTGGCCAACAACCTGCTTCTCGACAAGGACGCGGCGCGGTGGAAGCGCCAGATCGCTGACCTGAAAGCCGAGGTCGGCGCCTGTTCAGCCAGGGAGCCGGTGCAACCGCTGTCGGCCATGGAGGGCCGCTTCATCTGGACGTGCGAACACGGTCGGGTGTCAGGCCGCGTGCAGCGCGCCCCGACGCAGAAGGTGGAGCTGCAGGCGCTGGAGTTCTCGTCGGCTCAGCCCTAG
- a CDS encoding helix-turn-helix domain-containing protein, which translates to MSTIPLLRFSTADFDERERLEAWRSAIAPMFDIAATPDDPKRFAGEALSAHLGPVIVGGTRVDALAYERTPVKIRADQLDYYVVRFDFIRGADGRPVGRTPIMIMDMGQALVRPPAAMDCVCLFVARDAMDAVMNNADALHGRMVDGALGRLLGDYMISLADAADQMTTEEAPRAAAATQQLLAACLAPSAENNERAAAPLHATLRRQARRLIEAELLDPDLSADTLCARLRISRSTLYALFNEDGGVARYIQARRLAAVHQALADPAERRRIADVADAFGFANEAHFSRAFRRQFGYAPSEIRGSGLLLPSRPPPDDAQVAEEDARTRMAAFHRWLSDFR; encoded by the coding sequence TTGTCGACCATCCCGCTGCTTCGGTTCTCGACCGCCGATTTCGACGAGCGCGAGCGTCTGGAGGCCTGGCGCTCGGCCATCGCCCCAATGTTCGATATCGCCGCCACCCCCGACGATCCCAAGCGTTTCGCCGGCGAGGCCCTGAGCGCGCACCTGGGCCCTGTGATCGTCGGCGGCACGCGGGTGGACGCCCTCGCATACGAGCGCACCCCGGTGAAAATCCGCGCCGACCAGCTCGACTACTACGTGGTCCGCTTCGACTTCATCCGCGGGGCTGATGGGCGGCCTGTGGGTCGCACGCCGATCATGATCATGGACATGGGGCAGGCGCTGGTGCGGCCGCCTGCAGCCATGGATTGCGTCTGCCTGTTCGTGGCGCGCGACGCCATGGACGCGGTGATGAACAACGCCGACGCCCTTCACGGGCGCATGGTGGACGGGGCGCTGGGGCGGCTGCTGGGCGACTACATGATCTCCTTGGCCGACGCCGCCGACCAGATGACGACGGAAGAGGCTCCGCGGGCGGCGGCGGCCACCCAGCAGCTTTTGGCCGCCTGCCTTGCGCCCAGCGCCGAGAACAACGAACGCGCGGCCGCTCCCCTGCACGCCACGCTTCGTCGTCAAGCCAGGCGGCTGATCGAAGCCGAGCTGCTCGATCCGGATCTGTCGGCCGATACGCTCTGCGCTCGTCTTCGCATCTCACGCTCCACCCTCTACGCCCTCTTCAACGAGGATGGAGGCGTGGCCCGCTACATCCAGGCGCGCCGCTTGGCCGCGGTGCATCAGGCGCTCGCCGATCCCGCCGAGCGCCGGCGCATCGCCGATGTCGCCGACGCCTTCGGCTTCGCCAACGAGGCCCACTTCAGCCGCGCCTTTCGCCGCCAGTTCGGCTACGCGCCAAGCGAGATCCGCGGGTCGGGTCTTCTGCTTCCATCAAGGCCGCCGCCTGACGACGCCCAGGTCGCCGAAGAGGATGCCCGCACCCGCATGGCCGCCTTCCATCGGTGGCTTTCCGACTTTCGATAG
- a CDS encoding helix-turn-helix domain-containing protein — protein sequence MDNSAIGIKGRANAFDRAVGERIRLRRRELQIAQPELGRLLGVSFQQIQKYERGVNRLGASKLRDVALALNTSVASLLNEAEAIATPYSELARLLPQLSADDQQVVLQVVRRLAQT from the coding sequence ATGGACAACTCAGCAATCGGCATCAAGGGTCGCGCCAACGCCTTCGACCGGGCGGTGGGCGAGCGCATCCGACTTCGTCGACGCGAACTGCAGATCGCCCAACCGGAACTTGGTCGGCTCTTGGGCGTGAGTTTCCAGCAGATCCAAAAATACGAGCGCGGGGTGAACCGGCTCGGCGCTTCCAAGCTACGAGACGTCGCGCTGGCGTTGAACACTTCGGTGGCGTCGCTGTTGAACGAGGCCGAGGCGATCGCCACGCCTTATTCCGAGCTCGCCCGGCTGCTGCCTCAGCTTTCAGCCGATGACCAGCAGGTGGTCTTGCAGGTCGTCCGGCGATTGGCGCAGACCTAG